A DNA window from Planctomycetaceae bacterium contains the following coding sequences:
- a CDS encoding exopolyphosphatase — protein sequence MSTEKPRYRLITRSDFDGLVCGALLRELDLLVDILFVHPKDMQDGLIEVTSRDIITNLPYVSECHLCFDHHASEAIRNGNVVRENLILDPAADSAARVVYNYYGGAERFPNICRDMLQAVDKADSARFSRDEILAPRGWTLLNFIMDPRTGLGRFRDFRISNYQLMMALVDFCRTHDLKDILALPDVRERVDLYNSQREQFLEQIARCSGVHGNVVVVDYRNEDVIYSGNRFLVYALFPECNASVHVLRAHKPELTVLAIGKSILKRTNPVDIGDLCLEHGGGGHTAAGTCQIPASEAMALLPSIVEQMDQTVEEPELAAV from the coding sequence ATGTCCACCGAAAAGCCCCGGTACCGATTGATTACACGAAGCGACTTTGACGGCCTGGTCTGCGGAGCACTGCTGCGTGAGCTTGATCTGCTGGTCGATATTCTGTTCGTCCATCCCAAGGACATGCAGGATGGCCTGATCGAAGTGACCTCGCGGGACATCATCACGAACCTGCCGTACGTTTCCGAGTGTCATCTGTGCTTCGATCACCACGCCAGCGAAGCCATCCGAAATGGCAACGTGGTGCGCGAAAATCTGATTCTGGACCCTGCCGCGGACTCGGCCGCTCGCGTTGTTTACAACTACTACGGCGGAGCGGAACGGTTTCCCAACATCTGCCGGGACATGCTGCAGGCCGTCGACAAGGCAGATTCAGCTCGCTTCTCCCGAGACGAAATCCTGGCTCCGCGAGGCTGGACGCTGCTGAATTTCATCATGGACCCGCGCACCGGACTGGGCCGATTTCGCGACTTCCGAATCTCCAATTACCAGTTGATGATGGCGCTGGTCGACTTCTGCCGGACTCACGATCTGAAGGATATCCTGGCACTTCCGGACGTCCGCGAACGCGTCGATCTGTACAACTCTCAGCGCGAACAGTTTCTGGAACAGATCGCTCGCTGTTCGGGAGTTCACGGGAATGTCGTCGTCGTCGACTACCGGAACGAAGATGTCATCTACAGCGGCAACCGATTCCTGGTCTACGCGCTGTTCCCGGAATGCAATGCCTCCGTCCACGTCCTGCGAGCTCATAAGCCGGAGCTGACGGTTCTGGCGATCGGCAAGTCGATTCTGAAACGCACGAATCCAGTCGATATTGGTGACCTGTGTCTGGAACATGGCGGCGGAGGCCATACAGCGGCCGGCACCTGCCAGATTCCTGCCAGCGAAGCGATGGCACTGCTGCCCTCCATCGTGGAACAGATGGACCAGACCGTTGAAGAACCCGAACTGGCTGCGGTCTGA
- a CDS encoding diguanylate cyclase, whose translation MSTTTVKPDVSGVCFGLSPAVPTDTTGIVSRLLKLCEYARNEREAETAAATEAPIIPRTVLRMLLRCMKLRDPSIVLHGQRIAAISSGVAQLLGWDDIQRRQIEVAGLLHDLGKIGVSQHILHKPGKLSSEEYDLVTLHHHAAVSLLQALQADNQLVGMLTLLYHNFDGSGVGIEGPSSQDLPLGPRILAVADAYDSLSSPKAYRRGMAHDEVMKVLFDQAGSRYDGNIVRTLGRWYEADGHQLFRHSDPFCSPEDSTEEPSVEQRNEIVVLTQMLHVLYQFQMLYDGYFILDTRGNYCIWSDGMPGLTGLPLEHVVGRSWKATDVRLSPITQTDRQNAKPREEIVSQVMRNGRSQFGSRVCQINDSQQVSVDVYTTGIAEHPRHVEGVVQLFRCKGGVRRQSKEYVELKLAATRDALTGVANRGQLETQLRHLIDDFHNHEGTRHLSAIFLDVDRFKNINDTFGHKTGDQVLVDLTRLLQHETYSGELIGRYGGEEFVLLCPDTDLQAAIRRGERLRHAIAKSSIGGVSKLSVTSSFGVSTARLGDSVQTLLERADAALYRAKETGRNRTCWEGQADDEPSTAENPFDESAPKVTEIDGKLQFRESIPVSTSLELTAMKLNAFLATQDARITHQEHGAMNLQCGSLGLLGCWGSTVARQPVSVDIRFETARNTDTKTGNAKTLRFVVVTAVPVGRVTDVDTFETRCTMLMQQLRAYLLSS comes from the coding sequence GTGAGCACTACTACCGTAAAACCTGACGTCTCCGGAGTCTGCTTTGGACTGTCGCCTGCGGTTCCGACCGACACCACCGGCATCGTCAGCCGGCTGTTGAAACTCTGCGAATACGCCCGCAACGAGCGCGAAGCGGAAACGGCGGCAGCGACCGAAGCGCCGATCATTCCCCGAACGGTCCTGCGGATGCTGCTGCGTTGCATGAAGCTGCGCGATCCGTCCATCGTCCTTCACGGCCAGCGAATCGCCGCGATCTCCAGCGGAGTCGCTCAACTGCTGGGCTGGGATGACATCCAGCGCCGGCAGATCGAAGTGGCCGGGCTGCTGCATGATCTCGGCAAGATCGGTGTCTCCCAGCACATCCTTCACAAGCCCGGAAAGCTCAGCAGCGAAGAATACGACCTGGTCACTCTGCACCACCACGCCGCCGTCAGCCTGTTGCAGGCCCTGCAGGCGGACAACCAACTGGTGGGAATGCTGACTCTGCTGTACCACAATTTTGACGGTTCCGGCGTGGGAATTGAGGGTCCGTCGTCTCAGGATCTGCCGCTGGGACCCCGAATTCTGGCCGTGGCCGACGCGTACGATTCGCTGAGTTCACCCAAAGCCTACCGCCGCGGAATGGCTCACGATGAAGTCATGAAGGTGCTCTTCGATCAGGCCGGCAGTCGCTATGACGGAAACATCGTCAGAACCCTGGGACGCTGGTACGAAGCCGATGGGCATCAGCTGTTCCGGCACAGCGATCCGTTCTGTTCTCCCGAAGACTCCACGGAAGAACCTTCTGTCGAACAGCGCAACGAGATCGTCGTGCTGACACAGATGCTGCACGTGCTGTATCAGTTTCAAATGCTGTACGACGGCTACTTTATTCTGGATACACGCGGCAATTACTGCATCTGGTCAGACGGCATGCCGGGACTGACCGGACTTCCGCTGGAACACGTCGTAGGACGAAGCTGGAAGGCAACCGACGTGCGACTGTCACCGATTACACAGACCGACCGCCAGAACGCAAAACCCCGCGAGGAAATCGTGTCACAGGTGATGCGCAACGGACGATCACAGTTCGGCAGCCGTGTTTGCCAGATCAATGATTCACAGCAGGTCAGCGTCGACGTTTACACCACCGGGATTGCCGAACACCCGCGTCATGTGGAGGGCGTCGTCCAGTTGTTCCGCTGCAAGGGAGGCGTACGCCGGCAGTCGAAGGAATACGTGGAACTGAAACTTGCCGCCACGCGCGATGCACTGACCGGTGTCGCCAATCGCGGGCAACTCGAAACGCAGTTGCGGCACCTGATCGATGATTTCCACAACCACGAAGGCACGCGGCATCTGAGCGCGATCTTTCTGGACGTCGACCGGTTCAAGAACATCAACGACACATTCGGTCACAAAACCGGTGACCAGGTGCTGGTCGATCTGACGCGACTGCTTCAGCACGAAACCTATTCCGGAGAACTAATCGGCCGGTATGGCGGAGAAGAATTTGTTCTGCTGTGCCCCGACACCGATCTGCAGGCAGCCATCCGGCGCGGCGAACGGCTGCGACATGCGATCGCAAAAAGTTCCATCGGCGGAGTCTCCAAACTTTCCGTGACATCTTCCTTTGGTGTTTCAACGGCACGTCTGGGCGATTCTGTACAGACTCTGCTGGAACGAGCCGATGCGGCTCTGTACCGAGCCAAGGAAACAGGCCGGAACCGAACCTGCTGGGAAGGGCAGGCCGACGATGAACCTTCCACCGCGGAAAATCCCTTTGATGAGTCGGCACCGAAAGTCACCGAGATCGACGGAAAACTGCAGTTCCGTGAATCGATCCCCGTGTCAACATCACTCGAACTGACAGCCATGAAGCTGAACGCCTTTCTGGCGACTCAGGACGCAAGAATCACGCACCAGGAACATGGTGCCATGAATCTGCAGTGCGGAAGCCTGGGGCTGCTCGGCTGCTGGGGAAGTACGGTCGCCCGCCAGCCGGTCAGTGTCGATATCCGTTTCGAGACAGCTCGCAACACCGACACCAAAACGGGAAATGCCAAGACGCTGCGGTTCGTCGTGGTGACTGCCGTGCCCGTTGGACGCGTCACGGACGTCGATACGTTCGAAACCCGGTGCACAATGCTGATGCAGCAACTGCGGGCGTACCTTCTGAGCTCGTAG
- a CDS encoding efflux RND transporter periplasmic adaptor subunit, translating to MSEKTAGPAPSDENLRRVREKVMQLAREVEQMSGEDMPPNLFFQEFLTRVVAAIGARAGVVWLMDENNRLNVAAQVNLEETGLREKPGALQINERLLIDVLQTGEAKTLISGQGTELPTEHVLVLSALHREKACVGVVELFQRTAVPEKARSGYMQFLEQMCGYASRYIEGKRRNPTESADLKSRFWTDFEQFTLRIQRSLDEQEVADAAASDARPLLGCDRFSVAVRKGRSVRIKAVSGQSSVNPRANLITSMVKLSRRVIESGETLVYKGRIEGLAPQIEKPLANFIQESGSRMVMLVPTFENEVLVRQQGEEHERKRKTKRPRATGCLVIEQVAETEPGPQMEQRAELLADHIGAALWNARTHHRIFGLSLWKLIGRCLEWFHGRKLAITTAVLLAIAGIGAAMGLVRLSYPVDAEGKLMPVEQHAVFALWNGEIREVRVRGGQRVEKGDVLLVMVNDEMEEQILQARGEVQKQIQMAHVTALSIEEAASNDDEQERHQLEIQKKTIEADQRIAEDHLATLLRRREEKLTLRANAGGIIPNFQIEQLLRDRPVSQGDHLFDIMNDNGPWHMELLVEEKRMGHILKAMQELQKSGGTEQLAGEFYLATQPENDDMKCHLTEVATRSTTDPEIGTAFELVAVADEGQELPESRIGAEVTVRLYCGKCSLGYYLFGDVVEFLQRYFWL from the coding sequence ATGTCAGAAAAAACAGCCGGCCCCGCACCATCCGACGAAAACCTTCGTCGCGTGCGCGAGAAGGTCATGCAGCTCGCCAGGGAAGTCGAACAGATGTCGGGCGAAGACATGCCCCCGAATCTGTTCTTTCAGGAATTCCTGACGCGAGTCGTGGCGGCCATCGGAGCCCGCGCCGGTGTTGTGTGGCTGATGGACGAAAACAACCGCCTGAACGTGGCCGCACAGGTGAACCTGGAAGAAACCGGCCTCCGCGAAAAGCCCGGCGCTCTGCAGATCAACGAACGTCTGCTGATCGATGTGCTGCAGACCGGTGAGGCGAAGACGCTGATCAGCGGGCAGGGCACGGAGCTTCCCACCGAACATGTGCTGGTACTGTCCGCTCTGCATCGGGAAAAGGCGTGCGTCGGTGTCGTGGAACTATTTCAGCGAACGGCGGTTCCGGAGAAGGCGCGTTCCGGATACATGCAGTTCCTGGAACAGATGTGCGGCTACGCGTCCCGCTACATTGAAGGCAAACGTCGCAACCCGACGGAATCGGCGGACCTGAAGAGCCGCTTCTGGACCGACTTCGAACAATTCACGCTGCGAATCCAGCGGTCACTTGACGAACAGGAGGTTGCCGACGCGGCAGCCAGCGACGCTCGGCCGCTGCTGGGATGCGACCGTTTCAGCGTCGCCGTCCGCAAGGGCCGTAGTGTGCGCATCAAGGCCGTCAGCGGACAGTCGAGCGTCAATCCGCGGGCCAACCTGATTACGTCGATGGTCAAGCTGTCGCGGCGTGTTATCGAGTCTGGCGAAACTCTGGTTTACAAGGGCCGAATTGAGGGCCTGGCGCCGCAGATCGAAAAACCGCTGGCCAATTTTATTCAGGAAAGCGGTTCCCGCATGGTGATGCTGGTGCCGACTTTCGAAAACGAAGTACTGGTTCGGCAGCAGGGCGAAGAACACGAACGGAAACGAAAAACAAAACGGCCCAGAGCAACCGGATGTCTGGTCATCGAACAGGTGGCGGAAACGGAACCCGGCCCGCAGATGGAACAGCGGGCAGAACTGCTGGCGGATCACATCGGAGCCGCGCTGTGGAATGCTCGCACACATCACCGCATCTTCGGGCTGTCGCTGTGGAAGCTGATCGGCAGGTGCCTGGAATGGTTCCACGGAAGAAAGCTGGCGATCACCACTGCGGTACTGCTGGCCATCGCGGGAATCGGCGCCGCTATGGGACTGGTCCGTCTTTCGTATCCGGTCGACGCCGAAGGCAAACTGATGCCCGTCGAACAGCACGCCGTGTTCGCTCTCTGGAACGGAGAAATCCGCGAAGTCAGAGTCCGCGGCGGTCAGCGCGTCGAGAAGGGCGACGTTCTGCTGGTGATGGTCAACGATGAAATGGAAGAACAGATCCTGCAGGCCCGCGGCGAGGTTCAGAAGCAGATCCAGATGGCTCACGTCACGGCGCTGTCGATTGAAGAGGCCGCATCCAACGATGACGAGCAGGAACGTCACCAACTGGAAATCCAGAAAAAGACCATCGAAGCGGACCAGCGGATTGCCGAGGACCATCTGGCAACCCTGCTGCGGCGCCGGGAAGAGAAGCTGACACTGCGAGCCAACGCCGGCGGCATCATTCCCAACTTTCAGATCGAGCAACTGCTGCGCGACCGCCCCGTCAGCCAGGGAGACCACTTGTTTGACATCATGAACGACAACGGGCCATGGCATATGGAACTGCTTGTCGAAGAAAAGCGAATGGGGCATATCCTGAAAGCTATGCAGGAACTGCAGAAGTCCGGCGGCACGGAACAGCTTGCCGGAGAATTCTATCTGGCGACGCAGCCGGAAAATGACGACATGAAATGCCACCTGACAGAAGTCGCCACGCGTTCCACAACCGATCCGGAAATCGGTACGGCGTTCGAACTGGTCGCGGTGGCAGACGAAGGTCAGGAACTTCCGGAATCGCGCATCGGTGCGGAAGTCACCGTCCGCCTGTACTGCGGCAAGTGCAGCCTTGGCTACTACCTGTTTGGCGACGTTGTGGAATTTCTGCAGCGATATTTCTGGCTGTGA
- a CDS encoding DUF1501 domain-containing protein, which produces MPSYTFNSGKKSSAGSGNWSSGFLPTMHSGVEFRTSGDPVLYLSNPSGMDRSLQRATLDAVNELNRSRMDVVGDPEIATRINSYEMAFRMQASAPEVMAVKDEPQHILDMYGVEPGKPSFANNCLLARRLVQRGVRFVQLFHESWDQHGGLVTDLRKNCKDTDQACAALISDLKQQGMLDDTLVIWGGEFGRTPMVQGGNDGRDHHPNSFTMWMAGGGVRGGLTYGSTDDLGFNVADKPVHVHDLHATILHLLGFDHKQLTFRFQGRDYRLTDVHGNVLNDLLA; this is translated from the coding sequence CTGCCGTCGTACACGTTCAACAGCGGCAAGAAGTCCAGTGCCGGCTCCGGCAACTGGAGCAGTGGGTTCCTGCCGACCATGCATTCCGGCGTCGAGTTCCGCACCAGCGGCGACCCGGTGCTGTATCTTTCCAACCCGTCCGGCATGGATCGAAGTCTGCAGCGAGCGACGCTGGACGCAGTCAACGAACTGAACCGCAGCCGCATGGATGTCGTCGGCGATCCGGAAATCGCAACGCGGATCAATTCGTACGAAATGGCGTTTCGGATGCAGGCGAGTGCTCCGGAAGTCATGGCGGTGAAGGACGAGCCTCAGCACATTCTGGACATGTACGGCGTCGAACCGGGCAAGCCGTCGTTCGCCAACAACTGCCTGCTGGCTCGCCGGCTGGTTCAGCGAGGCGTTCGGTTCGTGCAGTTGTTCCACGAATCCTGGGACCAGCACGGCGGCCTGGTCACCGACCTGAGAAAGAACTGCAAGGACACCGATCAGGCCTGCGCGGCTCTGATTTCGGATTTGAAGCAGCAGGGAATGCTGGACGATACGCTGGTCATTTGGGGCGGCGAATTCGGCAGGACTCCGATGGTTCAGGGAGGCAACGACGGACGCGATCATCACCCGAATTCGTTCACGATGTGGATGGCCGGCGGAGGCGTTCGCGGCGGACTGACCTACGGCAGCACCGACGATCTGGGCTTCAACGTGGCCGACAAACCGGTCCACGTCCACGACCTGCACGCCACGATTCTGCACCTGCTGGGCTTCGACCACAAACAGCTCACGTTCCGCTTCCAGGGCCGCGATTATCGCCTGACCGACGTGCATGGGAATGTCTTGAACGACCTGCTGGCGTGA